In Nonomuraea muscovyensis, the following proteins share a genomic window:
- a CDS encoding DUF5302 domain-containing protein codes for MAETPEPEVSETPEDEMKRKFREALERKRGQQAGAGAGGRGSDASKIHGAHGPAANKRSFRRKSGG; via the coding sequence ATGGCCGAAACACCGGAGCCGGAAGTCAGCGAAACTCCCGAGGACGAGATGAAGCGCAAGTTCCGCGAGGCGCTGGAGCGCAAGCGCGGCCAGCAGGCCGGCGCGGGCGCGGGTGGCAGGGGCTCCGACGCGTCGAAGATCCACGGGGCGCACGGCCCGGCCGCGAACAAGCGCTCCTTCCGGCGCAAGAGCGGTGGCTGA